AACCATCGTCATTCCCTCTTGAGCCAGCTCCCGCATGACGCTCAGCACTTCCCCGACCAGCTCGGGATCAAGCGCCGATGTCGGCTCGTCGAACAGCATGATCGCCGGGTCCATCGCCAGCGCACGTGCAATGGCTACCCGTTGCTGCTGCCCACCGGACAAACGCGCAGGATGTACATCCTGCTTATCTGATAAACCCACACGCTCCAGCAACCGTTGTCCGATGGACATGGCCTGGTCGCGCGTCATTTTTTTCACCGTTACCAATCCTTCAATGACATTGCCAATGGCGGTTTTGTGCGGGTACAAATTGAATTGCTGAAACACCATGCCCGTCTGTCTGCGAATGTCACGAATAGCTGCTTGACGTGTACGAAGAGGAGCAGTGGCATCGACCCCGATCCCGTTTACCTCAAATTTGCCGGAAGTCAGCTCCTCCAATCCGTTCAAGCAACGCAGCAAGGTACTTTTACCCGAGCCGCTCGGACCAAGCAACACAACGATTTCACGAGCGGCCACCTGAAAATCAATGCTTTTCAGAACCTCTACTTGTCCGAATCGTTTCCCCAATCCGTTTGTTGTTATCATCATCCATCATCTCCACCTTAATAAGCTCGAGCCAGACGCTTTTCCACCCGCTCCAGTATAGCGGAGAATCCAATGCTCATAATCCAGTACATCAGGCCAATTTCGAGCAGAAACGGCATGTAGCGCAGATACTGCGCCTGTAAAAGCTGTGCCTGCCGCATTAATTCACTAACCCCGATGAACGAGACAAGCGACGTTTCCTTCAGCATGCCAACAAACGTATTCCCCATCGGAGGAATCGCAATACGTACCGCTTGCGGAAGAATGATACGCCACATTGTTTGACCAGGCGACATGCCCGTTGCATAGGCTGCTTCGGTCTGCCCCTGCGGGACAGCTAAAATAGCTCCACGAAACGTCTCCGATAAGTACGCCCCCGTATTAATACTAAGTGCAAGACAAGCAGCCGTCAGAGATCCGAACGATATTCCATAATCATCCAACCCATAATAAATAACCGCAATCTGTACCAAAACGGGCGTCCCCCGGATGATAGATACATAGCTGCGTGCCAGCCATCGGACGGGGCGGTTCCCCTTCAACCGGGCGATAGCCACTATCAAGCCAATGATTAAGCCAAAAAACATAGAAA
This DNA window, taken from Paenibacillus kribbensis, encodes the following:
- a CDS encoding amino acid ABC transporter ATP-binding protein, translated to MMITTNGLGKRFGQVEVLKSIDFQVAAREIVVLLGPSGSGKSTLLRCLNGLEELTSGKFEVNGIGVDATAPLRTRQAAIRDIRRQTGMVFQQFNLYPHKTAIGNVIEGLVTVKKMTRDQAMSIGQRLLERVGLSDKQDVHPARLSGGQQQRVAIARALAMDPAIMLFDEPTSALDPELVGEVLSVMRELAQEGMTMVVVTHEMKFAREVADKIVFMADGVILEEAAPQAFFEAPRHERTQKFLRQISEF
- a CDS encoding amino acid ABC transporter permease; this encodes MLELMWENVPFLLKGAYYTLYITIVSMFFGLIIGLIVAIARLKGNRPVRWLARSYVSIIRGTPVLVQIAVIYYGLDDYGISFGSLTAACLALSINTGAYLSETFRGAILAVPQGQTEAAYATGMSPGQTMWRIILPQAVRIAIPPMGNTFVGMLKETSLVSFIGVSELMRQAQLLQAQYLRYMPFLLEIGLMYWIMSIGFSAILERVEKRLARAY